The Arachis ipaensis cultivar K30076 chromosome B07, Araip1.1, whole genome shotgun sequence genome includes a window with the following:
- the LOC107606359 gene encoding uncharacterized protein LOC107606359: protein MLSSLVCGFNLNHEEEDGACQSSSTSTPKKHSKRRDNNRDKNPYSTRGLDKFSELLAELDERRKKVYSKMNPHDISFVRFAYSDNDDFVPIVVKVKNKDQNHKKNSKRDDQEDEKLKVRVRHMTSFSEPMQKTSITKEKESKQQQQQQPKLLESDNRSLLFSLDRMKYPSFYVPAVMILILVFLTVFGRSVATLCTCVLWYVIPVLSDTSFSSFSSSSSSKPIRKTVRNTNKKEYVRELSEKKMVVKDNDSPKHGHQNSW from the coding sequence ATGCTGAGTTCTTTAGTTTGCGGCTTCAATTTGAATCACGAAGAAGAAGATGGGGCATGTCAAAGTAGTTCTACTTCTACCCCAAAGAAGCACTCAAAAAGAAGGGATAATAACAGGGACAAGAATCCATACTCAACACGCGGATTAGACAAGTTTTCTGAACTTCTTGCTGAACTCGATGAGAGAAGGAAGAAGGTTTATTCCAAGATGAACCCTCACGACATATCCTTCGTTCGATTCGCGTATTCCGACAACGATGATTTTGTCCCCATCGTCGTCAAGGTGAAGAACAAAGACCAAAATCATAAGAAGAACAGCAAGAGAGATGATCAAGAAGATGAAAAGCTCAAGGTGAGAGTAAGACACATGACATCTTTCTCGGAGCCAATGCAAAAAACCTCAATAACTAAGGAAAAAGAATCaaagcagcagcaacaacaacaacccaAGTTGTTGGAATCTGATAACAGGAGCTTGTTGTTCTCTTTGGACAGGATGAAGTATCCATCTTTCTATGTTCCGGCTGTTATGATATTGATTTTGGTGTTCTTGACGGTGTTTGGTAGATCGGTGGCGACACTTTGCACGTGTGTTTTGTGGTATGTAATTCCAGTATTGAGTGatacctctttttcttctttttcttcttcttcaagttcAAAACCAATAAGAAAAACTGTAAGGAATACAAATAAGAAGGAATATGTGAGAGAGTTGAGTGAAAAAAAGATGGTGGTGAAGGACAATGATTCTCCGAAACATGGCCACCAAAACAGCTGGTGA
- the LOC107606360 gene encoding protein NPGR1-like — protein MLCACSGEQFKLEEAPPQSPDSLATRDFSAGGLSSRTADWEPKIDDTQVDEVESTLKEALSLNYEEARALLGRLEYQRGNFDAALQVFQGIDIKGLTPRMVRAIAERTRQRKPRSKADIVVANVMSLHSVSLLLEAILLKAKSLEELGRYIEAAKECRIIVDTVESALPKGMPEGIGEDCKLQEMFHRALELLPNLWIKAGFLDEAVTAYRRALIKPWNLEHQRLAAVQKDLAKTLLYSGVEVSLPSQLQVWGPTTPKSNIEEAILLLLILMSKVGIQEIDWDAEIMDHLTFALSVTGMCESLTVHIEQILPGIYSRAERWYLLALCYSAAGQNEVALNLLKKACGSSEAKQRPHFPSFLFGAKLCSQDPSHAHEGINFSHEVIDLAKHRNEHFLDQGYKFLGMCYGAAARISVLDSERSIFQGESLKFLNRAVENGNGGPEAIFSLGLENAKQRNLDVAFDNMMMYSDMTVGSSGRGWQLLALIVSAQQRFKDAETIVDFALDEAGRMDQLELLRLKAVLQIAQQKPKQAVETYRILLALIHGKKEHWHEDKKLGQAIGFRHEAIKEKNLETEAWQDLATIYADIGSLIDAKSCIDKAQLIEFFSPRSWHITGRLLEAQSLYKEAFVSFSISLSIEPDYIPSIVSTAELFLKLGMQSLPIVRSFLMNALRLDPTNHDAWFNLGLVSKNEGSLQQAADFFQAAYELKLSAPIQKFE, from the exons ATGTTGTGCGCTTGCTCCGGGGAGCAATTCAAATTGGAGGAGGCGCCGCCACAGTCCCCGGATTCTCTGGCGACAAGGGATTTCTCAGCCGGTGGACTTTCTTCCAGGACTGCGGATTGGGAACCCAAAATCGATGATACCCAAGTTGACGAAGTAGAGTCCACTCTTAAAGAAGCTCTTTCCTTAAACTATGAG GAAGCCAGGGCTTTGCTGGGGAGGCTTGAGTATCAAAGAGGGAACTTTGATGCTGCTCTTCAAGTATTTCAAGGCATAGACATCAAGGGTTTGACCCCTAGGATGGTCAGAGCCATAGCTGAAAGAACCAGGCAAAGGAAACCACGTTCCAAGGCAGACATTGTGGTTGCCAATGTGATGTCATTGCATTCAGTAAGCCTCCTTCTTGAGGCAATTTTGCTTAAAGCAAAATCATTAGAGGAACTTGGCCGATATATCG AGGCTGCAAAGGAGTGCAGAATAATTGTGGATACAGTTGAATCTGCACTTCCTAAGGGAATGCCTGAGGGTATTGGTGAAGATTGCAAGTTGCAAGAAATGTTCCACAGAGCATTAGAGTTGCTTCCAAACTTATGGATCAAGGCAGGATTTTTAGATGAAGCTGTTACTGCATATCGTCGTGCTCTAATCAAGCCTTGGAATTTGGAGCATCAGAGATTGGCTGCTGTGCAAAAAGACTTAGCTAAGACCCTACTCTACAGTGGTGTTGAAGTAAGTCTACCCTCTCAGTTGCAAGTGTGGGGTCCAACAACACCCAAGAGTAACATCGAAGAAGCAATACTTTTGCTGTTAATACTCATGAGCAAGGTGGGAATTCAGGAAATTGACTGGGATGCTGAAATAATGGATCACCTTACTTTTGCTCTTTCCGTTACTGGAATGTGTGAGTCATTGACAGTTCACATAGAGCAGATCCTCCCAGGGATCTATAGTCGAGCTGAGAGGTGGTACCTTCTTGCTCTGTGTTATAGTGCAGCAGGACAGAATGAAGTAGCATTGAACCTTTTGAAGAAGGCTTGTGGTAGTTCTGAAGCAAAGCAAAGACCTCACTTCCCTTCATTTTTGTTTGGAGCAAAACTGTGTTCACAAGATCCTAGCCATGCTCATGAAGGCATTAACTTTTCGCACGAGGTTATTGATCTAGCCAAGCATCGAAATGAGCATTTCTTGGATCAAGGCTATAAATTTCTAGGCATGTGCTATGGGGCTGCAGCTAGAATTTCTGTGTTGGATTCTGAAAGAAGTATATTTCAAGGAGAGTCTCTGAAATTTTTAAATCGTGCTGTGGAGAATGGAAATGGTGGCCCGGAAGCTATATTCAGCCTTGGACTAGAAAATGCGAAGCAAAGGAATCTGGATGTGGCTTTTGACAACATGATGATGTACTCAGACATGACAGTTGGCAGCTCAGGGAGAGGTTGGCAGCTGTTAGCACTTATAGTATCCGCACAGCAGCGGTTTAAGGATGCTGAAACTATAGTTGATTTTGCTTTGGATGAGGCTGGGAGGATGGATCAGCTAGAACTTCTAAGATTGAAAGCAGTACTTCAAATTGCTCAGCAGAAACCGAAACAAGCAGTAGAGACCTACAGAATCTTGCTGGCATTAATTCATGGAAAAAAGGAGCATTGGCATGAAGATAAGAAACTTGGTCAAGCAATAGGATTCAGGCATGAG GCAATAAAAGAGAAGAATTTGGAAACAGAAGCCTGGCAGGATTTGGCTACTATTTATGCAGATATCGGTTCATTGATTGATGCAAAGTCTTGTATTGACAAAGCTCAATTAATAGAATTTTTTTCTCCAAGAAGTTGGCATATTACTG GGAGGTTGTTGGAAGCTCAATCATTATACAAGGAAGCTTTTGTTTCTTTCTCGATCTCATTATCAATCGAGCCAGATTACATTCCCAGTATTGTTTCAACTGCAGAATTGTTTCTGAAACTTGGTATGCAGTCACTTCCAATTGTAAGAAGCTTTTTAATGAATGCTTTGCGATTGGATCCCACAAACCATGATGCATGGTTCAACCTTGGATTAGTTTCAAAAAACGAAGGTTCCTTGCAGCAAGCAGCAGATTTCTTTCAAGCTGCATATGAACTGAAGCTTTCGGCTCCGATCCAAAAGTTTGAGTAA